In the Oncorhynchus nerka isolate Pitt River linkage group LG2, Oner_Uvic_2.0, whole genome shotgun sequence genome, one interval contains:
- the LOC115120286 gene encoding cytokine receptor-like factor 1 — MLSLLFLILYIPAVVSSSSQMAGIFPQDPALPIGSTLTATCSVSPDLGLHASSLFWSLNGRRLPSSSYSVLSPTALSVTLPGLPASRQRSGDNLVCHNHGGHVLAGSCLYIGMPPVKPVNLTCWSRNTKDLTCRWAPGGQGETFIKTKYTLKYKLRWYGRERECEEYSAAQPYSCYIPRDLALFTPYEIWVEATNQLGSATSDVITLDILDVVTTDPPSGVSVSRVGDLEDHLSVRWESPPALKDFLFQAKYQIRYRLEDISDWKVMDDVGNLTSCRLAGLRPGTVYFVQVRCNPVGIYGSRRAGIWSEWSHPTAASTPHSERVLSGSCDSKSGDSNSTLRRELKQFFGWVRNNAYGCGGMSIKLYDQWRVWMQKSHKTRNQVLQGDKS; from the exons ATGTTGTCATTATTATTCTTGATTCTGTACATTCCTGCTGTTGTGTCCTCATCGTCAC agaTGGCTGGGATCTTCCCCCAGGACCCAGCCCTGCCCATCGGCTCCACCCTCACTGCCACATGTTCAGTCAGCCCTGATCTGGGCCTCCACGCCAGCTCTCTGTTCTGGAGCCTGAATGGCCGCCGGCTGCCCAGCTCTTCCTACAGCGTGTTGAGCCCTACGGCCCTCAGTGTCACCCTGCCGGGCCTGCCAGCCTCTAGGCAGAGGTCAGGGGACAACCTGGTGTGTCACAACCATGGAGGACATGTTCTGGCCGGGTCCTGCCTGTACATTGGGA TGCCTCCAGTGAAGCCAGTCAACTTAACCTGCTGGTCCAGAAACACCAAAGACCTGACCTGTCGATGGGCAccgggaggacagggagagacctTCATCAAGACCAAATACACACTCAAATACAAACTCAG gtggtatggcagagagagagaatgtgaggagTACAGTGCCGCCCAGCCATACTCTTGCTACATACCTCGTGACCTCGCCCTCTTCACGCCCTACGAGATCTGGGTGGAAGCCACCAATCAGCTCGGCTCAGCCACCTCTGATGTCATAACCCTGGATATCCTAGACGTGG TAACGACGGACCCGCCGTCAGGTGTGAGTGTGAGTCGTGTGGGTGACCTGGAGGACCATCTGAGTGTTCGATGGGAGTCTCCCCCAGCTCTCAAAGACTTCCTGTTCCAGGCCAAGTACCAGATACGCTACCGGCTGGAGGACATCTCAGACTGGAAGGTCATGGATGACGTTGGGAACCTGACATCATGTCGCCTGGCAGGCCTGAGACCGGGTACTGTGTATTTTGTCcag GTGCGCTGTAACCCAGTAGGGATCTATGGGTCTCGTAGGGCTGGTATCTGGAGTGAATGGAGCCATCCTACTGCTGCTTCTACACCTCATAGTG AGCGTGTGTTATCAGGTTCGTGTGACTCCAAGTCTGGAGACTCCAATTCTACGTTACGTCGTGAGCTGAAGCAGTTCTTCGGCTGGGTACGGAATAATGCGTATGGCTGCGGCGGCATGTCAATCAAACTCTACGACCAATGGAGAGTCTGGATGCAGAAGTCCCACAAAACACGCAACCAG gtcctACAAGGGGATAAGTCATAG
- the LOC115120285 gene encoding protein CIMAP1D-like, producing the protein MEVKRRPIIAGREKGPGPGRYALPPTIGYINHDLTKPSSPAYTFHRRMSSNMVSVDCSPGPQYHIDDKMTRFGRVGTPSYSMLGRARHSAELFQTPGPGAYSPEKPHLRTPSYTIGSRSRYRIMDSVPAPNRYTLPNLLGSQVPHKPSSASYSLAGRRQVGAPSEDLSMTPGPGRYNSTDPSVYLTRQPSFSMQSRTTRASDQSQKPGPGTHSPEKVLLHLPRPPAFSLGIRHSEFITPLVVVVSD; encoded by the exons ATGGAGGTTAAGAGACGTCCGATAATCGCTGGCAGAGAGAAAG GGCCAGGCCCCGGGCGCTATGCTCTCCCTCCAACCATTGGCTACATCAACCATGACCTCACCAAGCCCAGTAGCCCCGCCTACACCTTCCACAGACGTATGAGCAGCAACA TGGTCTCTGTGGATTGCAGTCCAGGACCCCAGTACCACATCGATGACAAGATGACCCGGTTCGGCCGCGTCGGTACCCCTTCTTACTCCATGCTCGGCAGGGCAAGACACTCCG CTGAACTCTTCCAGACTCCAGGTCCAGGTGCCTACAGCCCAGAGAAACCTCATCTCAGAACTCCCTCCTACACTATTGGCTCTCGGTCACGCTACCGTATAATGGATTCTGTGCCCGCCCCTAACCG GTACACCCTCCCTAACCTGCTGGGTTCCCAGGTGCCCCACAAGCCGTCCAGTGCCAGCTACAGCTTGGCGGGGCGCAGACAGGTTGGcgctccatcagaagacctgTCCATGACCCCTGGACCAGGACGCTACAACAGTACTGACCCCAGCGTCTACCTCACACGACAGCCGTCCTTCTCTATGCAG AGCCGGACTACCCGGGCCAGCGATCAGTCTCAGAAGCCTGGGCCAGGGACCCACAGCCCGGAGAAGGTCCTGCTCCACCTCCCCAGACCTCCTGCCTTCTCCCTGGGCATCAGACACTCAGAGTTCATTACTCCTCTGGTGGTGGTTGTTTCCGACTGA
- the LOC115120283 gene encoding splicing factor YJU2-like, whose amino-acid sequence MSERKVLNKYYPPDFDPAKIPKLKLPKDRQYVVRLMAPFNMRCKTCGEYIYKGKKFNARKETVMNELYMGLPIFRFYIKCTRCLAEITFKTDPENTDYAMEHGATRNFQAEKLLEEEEKKITKDREEEELNNPMKVLENRTRDSKMEMEVLENLQELKELNQRQASVDFEGMLGTYKELEQRTKEQEKEEDERETREMLERALVKRLRDSDSDSDQEGESSSRPKKPSTDRPTDILTTDRLTDPQGLSVGGVKKAKVESWERSVGGLGGGGALGSLVVRKKPATSVPKPDTRVTPAGSNTQTVSKAAAIVPTAATKPITAQNGSSSLSLLGAYSDSDDSNNSE is encoded by the exons ATGTCAGAAAGAAAAGTTTTAAAC AAATACTACCCGCCAGACTTCGACCCGGCTAAAATACCCAAACTCAAGCTCCCTAAAGACAGGCAGTATGTGGTCCGGCTGATGGCTCCCTTCAACATGAG GTGTAAGACTTGTGGGGAGTACATTTACAAGGGGAAGAAGTTCAATGCCCGTAAGGAGACTGTGATGAATGAGCTCTACATGGGACTGCCCATCTTCCGCTTCTACATCAAGTGTACACGATGCCTGGCCGAGATCACCTTTAAG ACTGATCCGGAGAACACAGACTATGCCATGGAACACGGTGCCACAAGGAACTTCCAGGCGGAGAAACTtctagaggaggaagagaagaagataactaaggacagagaggaggaagagttgAACAACCCTATGAAG GTGTTGGAGAACCGTACGCGGGACTCTAAGATGGAGATGGAGGTTCTGGAGAATCTTCAGGAGCTCAAGGAGTTGAACCAGAGACAGGCTTCGGTGGACTTCGAAGGAATGCTGGGAACATACAAAGAGCTGGAGCAGAGGACCAAAgagcaggagaaggaggaggacgaGAGGGAGACACg ggagatgctagagagagCTCTAGTGAAGAGGTTAAGAGACTCCGACTCAGACTCAGACCAGGAGGGCGAGAGCAGCAGCAGACCAAAGAAACCCAGCACAGACAGACCTACTGACATCCTCaccacagacagactcactgacccacag gGCCTGTCAGTGGGGGGGGTGAAGAAGGCCAAGGTGGAGAGCTGGGAGAGAAGTGTGGGGGGGCTGGGAGGTGGAGGGGCACTGGGATCACTGGTGGTGAGAAAGAAACCAGCGACCTCTGTCCCTAAACCTGATACCAGAGTAACTCCTGCAGGCtctaacacacagacag TTTCAAAGGCAGCTGCTATTGTACCGACGGCGGCTACTAAGCCAATCACAGCACAGAATGGGTCGTCGTCGCTCAGCCTCCTGGGGGCGTATTCCGACAGTGATGACAGCAACAACAGTGAATGA